One region of Syntrophobacter fumaroxidans MPOB genomic DNA includes:
- a CDS encoding amidohydrolase family protein translates to MSALNPLETRPQGTLTLHRAAWVVPVSTPAISGGAVLEDGNVILACGEYPAVRKQSPAGTMEIDHGCAALMPALVNAHTHSELSALGGKIPLPQPGFASWLRELLPRRAALRPEEQARAAAQAGRTIHTTGTGLYGDHSNDWARMPAGGPPGPDRQLFAEILGFDRAELEGPGGNAVPEAGDARGPNGHVSLAAHACYSTSAELIRRAKAWTSQRRLPFSIHAAEHPEEMEFVEKGTGFCRDFLESLGKWVPDWRPPGTTPIRYLESLGVLDERTLLVHAVHVRESDWEIIARYRCAVCFCPRSNHYLGVGRADIGKALHLGIPTALGTDSLAGNTDLDLFREAAFVLDRHPDVPPRDLLRAITLGGASALLRQRDAGSLDPTKRSRLLEIVLPRSTSESRLAETIIRMGSKGAVRWANRPEHD, encoded by the coding sequence ATGAGCGCGTTGAATCCCCTTGAAACGCGCCCGCAGGGAACTCTCACCCTGCATCGCGCCGCGTGGGTGGTCCCCGTGTCGACCCCCGCGATCTCCGGAGGCGCCGTGCTGGAGGACGGAAACGTCATCCTGGCCTGCGGGGAATACCCCGCCGTGAGGAAGCAAAGCCCGGCCGGCACGATGGAGATCGATCACGGCTGCGCGGCCCTGATGCCGGCTTTGGTGAACGCCCACACGCACTCCGAGCTGTCCGCCCTCGGCGGCAAGATACCTTTGCCCCAGCCCGGTTTCGCCTCGTGGTTGCGTGAGCTCCTGCCCCGGCGCGCCGCTCTGCGGCCGGAAGAGCAGGCCCGGGCGGCGGCACAGGCTGGGCGGACCATCCACACCACGGGAACGGGGCTCTACGGGGATCACTCGAACGATTGGGCGCGTATGCCCGCCGGCGGGCCACCCGGGCCGGACAGGCAGCTCTTTGCGGAAATCCTTGGCTTCGACCGGGCCGAGCTCGAGGGTCCCGGCGGAAATGCGGTTCCGGAAGCCGGGGACGCTCGTGGACCGAACGGCCATGTGAGCCTTGCGGCCCATGCCTGCTATTCGACGTCGGCCGAACTGATCCGGCGGGCCAAGGCCTGGACTTCGCAACGTCGGCTTCCCTTCAGCATCCATGCTGCCGAGCACCCGGAAGAAATGGAATTCGTCGAAAAAGGCACGGGATTCTGCCGTGATTTTCTGGAGAGTCTCGGAAAATGGGTTCCGGACTGGAGACCGCCCGGAACGACCCCGATCCGTTATCTCGAAAGCCTCGGAGTCCTGGACGAACGGACCCTTCTGGTCCACGCGGTGCACGTCCGGGAATCGGACTGGGAGATCATCGCCCGGTACCGCTGTGCCGTATGTTTTTGTCCGCGCAGCAACCACTACCTTGGCGTCGGCCGCGCCGATATCGGCAAGGCGCTTCACCTGGGAATCCCGACGGCACTCGGGACCGACAGCCTGGCGGGCAACACCGATCTGGATCTCTTCCGCGAGGCCGCTTTCGTTCTTGACCGCCATCCCGACGTCCCTCCCCGCGATCTGCTCCGCGCGATCACGCTGGGAGGTGCGTCGGCGCTGCTCAGACAACGGGATGCAGGATCGCTCGATCCCACGAAGCGGTCCCGTTTGCTCGAAATCGTCTTGCCGCGTTCCACCTCCGAATCCCGACTGGCTGAAACGATCATCCGCATGGGAAGCAAAGGAGCAGTCCGATGGGCCAATCGTCCCGAACACGATTGA
- a CDS encoding menaquinone biosynthetic enzyme MqnA/MqnD family protein yields the protein MGQSSRTRLRLGRISYLNVLPIYYPLESGIIAHPFEIVPGTPACLNGLMADGRLDLSVVSSIEYARHPDRYFIVPDLSISCFGPVKSVLLLSRRPWTELEGESILVSSQSHTSIALLRILFAFQHGMHVRLVPGDCTEALARRDSPAAFLAIGDEALRLKTVEGYPYCCDLGEAWTRWTGLPFVFALWVVQRNAVDKGAGEIPVGMGALAAAKQWGCSHLDTICAEALRKGILRKEELEEYYRMLGYNLDGNEQSGLERFFGYLPQIGEVPEAPRLELFSPLASVA from the coding sequence ATGGGCCAATCGTCCCGAACACGATTGAGACTGGGAAGAATCAGCTACCTCAACGTTCTGCCGATCTATTATCCCCTGGAATCAGGCATCATCGCGCACCCGTTTGAAATCGTCCCGGGAACTCCCGCCTGTTTGAACGGCCTGATGGCCGATGGCCGACTGGACCTGAGCGTCGTGTCGTCCATCGAATACGCCCGCCACCCGGACAGGTATTTCATCGTGCCCGATCTTTCCATCAGCTGCTTCGGGCCGGTGAAAAGCGTTCTGCTTCTGAGCCGGCGCCCGTGGACCGAGCTTGAAGGGGAGTCGATCCTGGTGAGCAGTCAGTCGCACACTTCCATCGCGCTGCTCAGAATCCTGTTTGCCTTTCAACACGGCATGCACGTCCGGCTGGTCCCCGGCGACTGCACCGAGGCGCTCGCCCGCAGGGATTCGCCGGCTGCTTTTCTGGCGATCGGCGATGAGGCCTTGAGACTCAAGACTGTGGAAGGGTACCCATACTGCTGCGATCTGGGTGAGGCGTGGACGAGATGGACCGGACTTCCTTTCGTGTTCGCGCTTTGGGTGGTCCAGAGAAATGCCGTTGACAAAGGAGCGGGGGAGATTCCCGTCGGGATGGGAGCACTGGCGGCCGCGAAGCAATGGGGATGCTCCCACCTCGACACGATTTGCGCAGAGGCGTTGCGCAAGGGGATTTTGAGGAAAGAAGAACTCGAGGAATACTACCGGATGCTCGGCTACAACCTGGACGGCAATGAACAGAGCGGCCTGGAACGCTTTTTCGGGTATCTGCCGCAGATCGGGGAAGTCCCTGAGGCCCCGCGCCTGGAACTGTTCTCGCCACTGGCTTCCGTGGCCTGA
- the recN gene encoding DNA repair protein RecN: MLRDLVVSNFAIIKDLEVSFEDGLNVLTGETGAGKSILIGAVNLLLGSRASQEMIRSGTGEALVEAVFSVSNRPRFIDRMRELGLDESGEILIRRSINRNGRNRIFVNDCTVSLQQLQILAEGLISISGQHEHQLLLNPEIHLGLLDSFGALDSRCREVACAYSEWSRTDEALKQLRRHKQDRAAQLDFMTFQFEELKAASLRPGEDAELEQERNILRHAATLLEAAQSAYQIMYEGKGAILERLAEVEKNVGVLVRIDPAQSGLLEELEQGRIQLAETARALHRYMGGISFDPQRLTAVEDRLALLQRLGKKYGGTVAAMIERFEELGRALAHGEDADLREEEMSRDLERLRQAYLDLAETLSAERRAVADRLSREVERTLAELDMPKARFGVEFERPQKGEAGPAFAENGIDRVEFLLSANPGEEMKPLAKVASGGELSRILLALKSLLSRNDEGETLVFDEVDAGIGGRTAELVGLQLKKLAGSHQVICITHLPQIACYGEHHYRVAKRVTGGETATEIVRLDRDDRIEELARMLGGIRISEKTRAHALEILQKARG, encoded by the coding sequence GTGCTCAGAGATCTGGTCGTAAGCAATTTCGCGATCATCAAGGACCTCGAAGTCTCTTTCGAAGACGGATTGAACGTGCTCACCGGTGAGACCGGCGCGGGAAAATCGATCCTCATCGGTGCCGTCAATTTGCTTCTGGGCAGCCGCGCATCCCAGGAAATGATCCGCAGCGGAACCGGCGAAGCCTTGGTGGAGGCGGTCTTCTCGGTATCGAACCGACCAAGATTCATCGATCGGATGCGAGAGCTGGGCCTGGATGAGAGCGGCGAAATCCTCATCCGGCGGAGCATCAACCGCAACGGTCGAAACCGCATCTTCGTCAACGACTGCACCGTCAGTCTCCAGCAGCTGCAGATCCTCGCCGAAGGTTTGATCTCCATCTCCGGCCAGCACGAACACCAACTGCTGCTGAACCCTGAAATCCACCTCGGGCTCCTGGACAGTTTCGGCGCCCTGGACTCCCGCTGCCGGGAAGTGGCGTGCGCCTACTCGGAATGGTCAAGGACCGACGAAGCACTGAAGCAGCTCAGGCGGCACAAGCAGGACCGTGCCGCTCAACTCGATTTCATGACCTTTCAATTCGAAGAACTGAAAGCGGCGAGTCTGCGCCCCGGTGAGGACGCGGAGCTCGAGCAGGAGCGGAACATACTGCGGCATGCGGCCACACTTTTGGAAGCCGCTCAATCCGCCTACCAGATCATGTACGAAGGAAAGGGCGCCATCCTCGAACGATTGGCCGAAGTCGAGAAGAACGTCGGCGTGCTCGTACGCATCGACCCTGCACAATCGGGGCTTCTCGAGGAACTGGAGCAGGGAAGAATCCAGCTTGCCGAGACGGCCCGCGCCCTGCACCGGTACATGGGCGGGATTTCCTTCGATCCTCAACGGCTCACCGCCGTCGAGGATCGACTGGCCCTTCTGCAACGGCTCGGGAAGAAATACGGCGGCACCGTGGCGGCCATGATCGAGCGATTTGAAGAGCTTGGGCGAGCGCTTGCCCATGGCGAGGATGCCGATTTGCGGGAAGAGGAGATGAGCAGGGACCTCGAACGGCTCCGCCAGGCATACCTTGACCTGGCGGAAACGCTTTCCGCCGAACGACGCGCCGTCGCGGACCGGCTTTCGCGCGAGGTCGAAAGGACCCTGGCCGAGCTCGACATGCCGAAGGCCCGTTTCGGCGTGGAGTTCGAACGCCCCCAGAAGGGCGAGGCAGGACCGGCTTTCGCCGAAAACGGCATCGACCGGGTGGAGTTTCTTCTCTCGGCAAACCCCGGCGAAGAAATGAAACCGCTCGCCAAGGTCGCTTCGGGGGGCGAGCTGTCGCGTATCCTGCTGGCGCTCAAAAGCCTTTTGAGCCGTAACGACGAAGGCGAGACCCTTGTTTTCGACGAAGTGGACGCGGGGATCGGAGGGCGCACCGCCGAACTTGTCGGCCTTCAGTTGAAGAAACTCGCCGGGAGCCACCAGGTGATCTGTATCACGCACCTTCCCCAGATCGCCTGCTACGGCGAGCATCACTACCGGGTGGCCAAGCGCGTGACCGGCGGGGAAACCGCCACCGAAATCGTGCGGCTGGATCGCGATGACCGGATCGAAGAGCTGGCGCGGATGCTCGGCGGCATCCGCATTTCCGAGAAGACCCGTGCGCATGCCCTGGAGATCCTGCAGAAGGCCCGGGGCTAG
- a CDS encoding ATP-grasp domain-containing protein, with protein sequence MKVSAKGISLGKRLRRCPSFRCVGVEPNWEDYPVELRRAIEGAPAVFYPSPLYETVFRAVGKEVFPGNYYRFLGNKINQTNLFRLLGISHPRTGIYYGRRRAERIESEFGYPFIAKTPVGSSMGTGVFLVRNGEELQRYLERHLPAYIQEYLPIDRDIRAVLIAGTVVHSYWRMRREGDFRNNVSLGGTISHKDIPAEALEFAREVVRRCGFGEAGLDICCAGGRYYVLEANMVYGLQGFREKGLDIYEILADLDRQGILAPGC encoded by the coding sequence ATGAAGGTTTCCGCAAAGGGCATATCGCTGGGAAAGCGGCTGCGCCGATGCCCGTCGTTCCGGTGTGTCGGGGTCGAGCCCAACTGGGAGGACTATCCGGTGGAGCTGCGTCGGGCCATCGAGGGGGCCCCCGCGGTGTTCTATCCCAGTCCGTTGTACGAGACGGTTTTCCGTGCGGTGGGCAAGGAGGTTTTCCCGGGAAACTACTATCGCTTTCTGGGAAACAAGATCAACCAGACGAACCTCTTCCGGCTGCTCGGTATTTCCCATCCCCGCACCGGTATCTATTACGGTCGCCGAAGAGCGGAGCGCATCGAGAGCGAATTCGGCTACCCGTTCATCGCCAAGACTCCGGTCGGGTCCTCGATGGGCACCGGGGTATTCCTGGTCCGGAACGGGGAAGAGCTGCAAAGATACCTCGAGCGACATCTGCCCGCCTACATCCAGGAGTATCTCCCCATCGATCGCGACATCAGGGCGGTCCTCATCGCCGGGACGGTGGTGCACTCCTATTGGCGGATGCGGCGGGAGGGCGATTTTCGCAACAATGTGTCCCTGGGCGGCACCATTTCCCATAAGGACATACCGGCGGAGGCGCTGGAATTTGCGCGGGAGGTGGTGCGGCGGTGCGGTTTCGGGGAGGCCGGGCTGGACATCTGTTGTGCGGGCGGTCGTTACTACGTGCTCGAGGCGAACATGGTCTACGGCCTGCAGGGGTTTCGCGAGAAGGGATTGGACATCTACGAGATATTGGCCGATCTGGATCGGCAGGGTATCCTGGCCCCAGGTTGCTAG
- the mqnC gene encoding cyclic dehypoxanthinyl futalosine synthase — MSIDSTVKLLESGGRLLFEDAAELYEKADFHLLGRLAHARRLEKCPAPVVTYVIDRNINYSNICVCGCRFCAFFRAPGQDGGYLLTHGELAAKIEETLALGGTQILMQGGHHPDLPLAWYEETLRFIKNRYPIHVHSFSPPEIVHFSRIERTDVGTVIRRLREAGLDSIPGGGAEILVDSIRRSVSPNKCSAREWLDVMEEAHHQGLRTTATMMFGHEEEPRHRLEHLFALRELQDRTGGFTAFIPWAFQPMNTNIPGPPATATAYLRLLAVSRLVLDNFDNVQASWVTMGPKIAQLSLFFGANDFGSTMIEENVVAAAGVHFRLSVGEIRRLIRSAGFEPRQRNMAYERVESP; from the coding sequence GTGTCCATCGACAGCACCGTCAAATTACTGGAGTCCGGAGGCCGTCTTCTTTTCGAGGACGCCGCGGAGCTCTACGAGAAGGCGGACTTTCACCTCCTCGGGCGCCTGGCTCACGCGCGCAGGCTGGAGAAGTGTCCCGCGCCCGTGGTGACTTACGTTATCGACCGGAACATCAACTATTCGAACATATGCGTGTGCGGATGCCGCTTCTGCGCGTTCTTCCGGGCTCCCGGTCAGGACGGAGGCTACCTGCTCACCCACGGGGAGCTGGCGGCCAAGATCGAGGAAACCCTGGCTCTCGGGGGCACGCAGATCCTCATGCAGGGCGGGCACCATCCCGATCTGCCATTGGCCTGGTACGAAGAAACGCTGCGATTCATCAAGAATCGCTACCCCATTCACGTTCATTCGTTCTCCCCGCCCGAAATCGTTCATTTCAGCCGGATCGAGCGGACGGACGTCGGGACGGTCATCCGCCGCCTGAGGGAAGCGGGGCTCGATTCGATACCCGGCGGGGGAGCCGAGATACTGGTGGATTCGATCCGCCGGAGCGTTTCTCCGAACAAGTGCTCGGCGCGGGAATGGCTGGACGTCATGGAAGAGGCGCACCACCAGGGGCTTCGCACCACCGCCACGATGATGTTCGGCCACGAGGAGGAACCCCGCCACCGCCTGGAACACCTGTTTGCGTTGCGGGAGTTGCAGGATCGCACAGGCGGATTCACCGCCTTCATTCCATGGGCTTTTCAGCCGATGAACACCAACATCCCCGGACCGCCCGCTACGGCGACGGCCTATCTGCGACTCCTGGCCGTTTCCCGGCTGGTCCTGGACAACTTTGACAACGTGCAGGCATCCTGGGTCACCATGGGGCCCAAGATCGCGCAGCTGTCCCTTTTTTTCGGCGCCAACGATTTCGGCTCGACGATGATCGAGGAGAACGTCGTGGCCGCGGCCGGAGTTCACTTTCGACTGTCCGTGGGGGAAATCCGGCGGCTCATACGGTCCGCCGGATTTGAGCCGCGGCAGAGGAACATGGCCTATGAGCGCGTTGAATCCCCTTGA
- a CDS encoding DUF4337 domain-containing protein, with protein sequence MGDIELPDPDELRDLKEKTFTRRVALVTALFAVMLAITALGGNNAMKAMMLAQQQASNQWAFYQAKVIREHLYRNETFRLQLELLSDKASMKPEVRKELEAAISRVKEEEQRYGREKKEIEQEAKALERERDMNMAKDPYFDYAEVLLQIALVMASISILSSSRMVFFFALGAAICGTILCVNGYLLLFSLPFLS encoded by the coding sequence ATGGGCGACATCGAACTGCCTGATCCCGATGAGCTGAGGGATCTCAAGGAGAAAACCTTCACCAGGAGAGTCGCGCTGGTAACCGCGCTGTTTGCGGTGATGCTCGCGATCACGGCCCTGGGCGGGAACAACGCCATGAAGGCGATGATGTTGGCGCAGCAGCAGGCGTCGAATCAGTGGGCATTCTACCAGGCGAAGGTGATTCGGGAGCACCTGTATCGGAACGAGACGTTTCGTCTCCAGCTGGAACTTCTGTCCGATAAGGCTTCGATGAAGCCGGAAGTGAGGAAAGAGCTGGAAGCGGCGATATCCAGGGTGAAGGAGGAAGAGCAACGATACGGCAGGGAGAAGAAGGAGATCGAACAGGAGGCCAAGGCGCTCGAACGGGAGCGCGACATGAACATGGCAAAGGATCCTTACTTTGACTATGCCGAGGTCCTGTTGCAGATCGCATTGGTCATGGCGTCCATTTCCATCCTTTCAAGCTCCAGGATGGTTTTTTTCTTTGCCCTCGGAGCCGCAATCTGCGGCACGATCCTGTGCGTCAATGGTTATCTGCTGCTTTTCAGCCTGCCCTTTCTGAGCTAG
- a CDS encoding TetR/AcrR family transcriptional regulator — MNPRDTFKNLESRKKDRILDSAIEEFADQGFRQASINRIVRELGIAKGSIFQYFGSKEGLFHFVFDHAVDLVRRSLRQVKQETTETDFFERIRRSILAGIQFIRRHPRVYRIYLKMIFQEDFPLRAEFLQQVHLFSGEYLRPLVEAGIARGELRPDLNVEMSVFFLDALMDRFLQAYCVSFLDAGAGLYQADEGEVDKRVDEFIRLLRNGMGSRIPGE, encoded by the coding sequence ATGAACCCTCGCGATACGTTCAAGAATCTTGAGAGCCGGAAGAAGGACCGCATTCTGGATTCGGCCATCGAAGAGTTTGCCGACCAGGGGTTCCGACAGGCCAGCATCAATCGGATCGTTCGGGAGCTCGGCATCGCCAAGGGTTCCATCTTTCAATACTTCGGCAGCAAAGAAGGCCTGTTTCATTTCGTTTTCGATCACGCCGTGGACCTGGTGAGGCGTTCGCTGCGCCAGGTGAAACAGGAAACGACCGAAACCGATTTCTTCGAGCGCATCAGGCGAAGCATCCTTGCCGGAATTCAGTTCATACGGCGTCATCCCAGAGTTTATCGCATCTATCTCAAGATGATCTTCCAGGAGGACTTCCCGCTCCGGGCCGAATTCCTCCAGCAGGTCCACCTGTTTTCCGGAGAGTACCTGAGACCGCTGGTGGAAGCGGGTATTGCCCGTGGCGAGCTGCGGCCCGACCTGAACGTCGAGATGAGCGTGTTCTTTCTGGATGCGCTCATGGACCGGTTTCTGCAGGCTTATTGCGTCTCGTTCCTGGACGCCGGAGCGGGATTGTACCAGGCGGACGAAGGGGAAGTTGACAAGCGCGTGGACGAATTCATCCGGCTGCTCAGAAACGGCATGGGATCGAGAATACCCGGGGAGTAG
- a CDS encoding UbiX family flavin prenyltransferase, whose product MDKKNIIVAVTGASGAPYAAELLLFLSRAKFAVQVVASDAGKLVYELETGTRLDRVLPADARLYDVNDFTAPFASGSFPCEGMVVVPCTMGTLGAIASGISQNLIHRAADVCLKERRRLILVPRETPLNQIHLENMLRLSRAGAIIVPAMPGFYHRPQSVAELVRFVVARILEQLGIPQDLLEPWDARKLRPPDPIHEA is encoded by the coding sequence ATGGACAAAAAAAACATCATCGTAGCAGTCACGGGCGCCAGCGGAGCTCCTTACGCCGCGGAACTCCTGCTCTTCCTGAGTCGAGCGAAATTCGCGGTTCAAGTGGTGGCATCCGATGCGGGCAAGCTGGTGTACGAGCTTGAAACCGGGACGCGGCTCGACCGGGTTCTCCCCGCCGATGCGCGACTCTACGACGTGAACGACTTCACCGCCCCGTTTGCGAGCGGCTCATTTCCGTGTGAAGGCATGGTGGTCGTCCCGTGCACCATGGGCACGCTCGGCGCCATCGCCTCCGGCATTTCGCAGAACCTCATCCACCGCGCCGCGGACGTCTGCCTCAAGGAACGACGCAGACTCATCCTGGTTCCCCGCGAAACGCCGCTGAACCAGATCCATCTCGAGAACATGCTCCGGCTTTCCCGTGCCGGCGCGATCATCGTCCCCGCCATGCCCGGGTTCTATCACCGTCCGCAGTCCGTCGCCGAGCTGGTCCGGTTCGTGGTTGCGCGAATCCTCGAACAGCTCGGCATTCCGCAGGACCTGCTCGAACCGTGGGACGCCCGAAAACTCCGGCCCCCCGATCCGATTCATGAAGCGTGA
- a CDS encoding class I fructose-bisphosphate aldolase: MSGKDLRMKRFMPSRDGRIVIFPLDHGVSCGPLPGLRDMESIIGTGIRAGCDALVLHKGMMRRLEAVPERPPGVFMHLSASTPMGPAYHYKVMAGDVEEAIRRGADGVSAQLNLGDEHEPEMLRDLGALGSACCKWQIPLLVMAYVRGGLAPSPVPDSAVAHAARVAAELGADLVKVPLPRDEAVLAQIAADLHVPVVVAGGSSVTDATDFLCRMERALKSGARGVAAGRNVFQHAEPERVMRALCGLVHRDLPAARAWAEAGPKGT, translated from the coding sequence ATGAGCGGAAAAGACCTTCGGATGAAAAGGTTCATGCCTTCCCGCGACGGCCGGATCGTCATCTTCCCCCTGGATCACGGGGTCAGCTGCGGGCCGCTGCCCGGGCTGCGGGACATGGAAAGCATCATTGGCACGGGTATCCGGGCCGGTTGCGATGCGTTGGTGCTCCACAAGGGCATGATGCGGCGCCTGGAAGCTGTTCCCGAAAGACCGCCGGGAGTCTTCATGCATCTTTCCGCGAGCACCCCCATGGGACCCGCCTATCACTACAAGGTGATGGCAGGCGACGTTGAGGAGGCTATCCGGCGAGGGGCGGACGGAGTGTCCGCGCAGTTGAACCTGGGCGACGAACACGAACCGGAAATGCTCCGCGATCTCGGCGCGCTCGGAAGCGCCTGTTGCAAATGGCAGATCCCGCTCCTGGTCATGGCTTATGTCCGGGGCGGCCTTGCACCTTCACCGGTCCCGGACTCGGCCGTCGCTCACGCGGCGCGGGTCGCCGCCGAGCTCGGCGCCGACCTCGTCAAAGTTCCTTTGCCGCGGGACGAAGCCGTTCTTGCGCAAATCGCGGCCGACCTGCACGTTCCGGTGGTCGTTGCGGGAGGAAGCAGCGTGACGGATGCTACGGACTTTCTTTGCAGAATGGAGCGGGCACTGAAATCGGGGGCCCGCGGAGTCGCCGCGGGACGGAACGTATTCCAGCACGCGGAACCCGAGAGAGTCATGCGTGCCCTATGCGGCCTGGTCCATCGCGATCTGCCCGCGGCTCGGGCATGGGCCGAAGCCGGTCCGAAGGGGACTTGA
- a CDS encoding PaaI family thioesterase — MPDKTKTNVSPSMGPHRFEMGAWISCAPFERLLNIEIAEASDGRAVLRMPFFIEYAQGGGLMHGGALVSLADTAVVMAIKSLVPELSHFATITMETKFLLPVKRGIVTARAEVIEREGRLLKGRATVYDEQDRVVMEFASLFKMARDTRIRGITFIGA; from the coding sequence ATGCCGGACAAAACCAAAACGAACGTTTCTCCATCGATGGGGCCGCACCGCTTCGAAATGGGTGCCTGGATCAGCTGTGCGCCTTTTGAGCGCCTGCTGAATATCGAGATCGCGGAAGCTTCCGACGGCCGTGCGGTCTTGAGGATGCCTTTCTTCATCGAATACGCCCAGGGCGGGGGGCTGATGCACGGCGGCGCCCTGGTGAGCCTGGCCGACACGGCGGTGGTCATGGCCATCAAGAGCCTGGTTCCCGAACTATCCCATTTTGCGACCATCACCATGGAAACGAAGTTCCTCCTGCCGGTCAAACGGGGAATTGTCACGGCGAGAGCGGAGGTGATCGAGCGCGAAGGCCGACTACTCAAAGGCCGGGCAACCGTCTATGATGAGCAGGATCGAGTGGTGATGGAGTTTGCGTCTCTTTTCAAGATGGCCAGGGACACCAGGATCAGGGGGATCACATTCATCGGGGCTTGA
- the mqnE gene encoding aminofutalosine synthase MqnE, with translation MEMLDLEWVRKIGLDDIYEKVRAGLRLSIEDGERLFACPDVVSVGALAHQVRTRMHGRAAYYVVNQHINYSNVCVNGCRFCAFSRRKGEPQAFQLTSSEVVDKVAARRDDRITEVHIVGGCHPELPFGYYEEILCRIKQLRPEVLIKAFTAVEIAHFAAREGISTREVLMRLKSAGLDMLPGGGAEVFSPRIRGLLCPEKLSGQGWLEINREAHELGIKTNATMLYGHIETERERLEHLAALRRLQDETAGFVCFIPLPFQPANTGIEGVEATTGVEDLKTIAVSRLMLDNFAHIKAYWVMLTVKTAQVALHFGADDFDGTVVEEKIGHMAGAESEQALTRAEIERIIAEAGFEPVERNSFFERLAPQVDEAV, from the coding sequence ATGGAAATGCTGGATTTGGAATGGGTCCGGAAGATCGGACTGGACGATATTTACGAGAAGGTCCGCGCCGGTCTGCGGCTGAGCATCGAAGACGGAGAGCGGCTGTTCGCCTGCCCCGACGTCGTTTCCGTCGGGGCGCTGGCGCACCAGGTCCGAACGCGGATGCACGGCCGGGCCGCATACTATGTCGTGAATCAGCACATCAATTACTCCAACGTGTGCGTCAACGGGTGCCGCTTCTGCGCCTTCAGCCGCAGGAAAGGTGAACCGCAGGCTTTTCAGCTGACCAGTTCCGAGGTCGTCGACAAGGTGGCCGCGCGCCGGGACGACAGGATCACCGAGGTCCACATTGTCGGCGGTTGCCACCCTGAACTGCCGTTCGGCTACTATGAAGAGATCCTGTGTCGAATCAAGCAGTTGCGCCCGGAAGTATTGATCAAGGCATTCACTGCGGTGGAAATCGCCCATTTCGCGGCCCGCGAGGGCATCTCTACCCGGGAAGTGCTCATGCGGCTCAAGTCCGCCGGGCTCGACATGCTGCCCGGCGGGGGCGCCGAGGTTTTCAGTCCCCGAATCCGCGGCCTGTTGTGCCCTGAGAAGCTGAGCGGGCAGGGCTGGCTGGAAATCAACCGGGAAGCCCATGAGCTGGGGATCAAAACCAACGCCACCATGTTATACGGCCATATCGAAACGGAAAGGGAGCGCCTCGAACACCTGGCGGCCCTGCGCCGGCTCCAGGATGAGACCGCCGGTTTCGTGTGCTTCATTCCCCTTCCCTTCCAGCCCGCGAATACCGGGATCGAGGGAGTGGAGGCGACCACCGGCGTCGAAGACTTGAAGACCATCGCCGTCAGTCGCCTCATGCTCGACAATTTCGCACACATCAAGGCCTACTGGGTCATGCTCACCGTCAAGACGGCCCAGGTGGCGCTGCATTTCGGCGCTGACGATTTCGACGGAACGGTCGTCGAGGAAAAGATCGGGCACATGGCCGGGGCCGAATCGGAACAGGCCCTCACACGGGCGGAAATCGAGAGGATCATTGCTGAAGCGGGTTTCGAGCCGGTGGAGAGGAACAGCTTCTTTGAGAGGCTTGCCCCACAGGTGGACGAAGCCGTGTGA